From one Treponema denticola genomic stretch:
- a CDS encoding Na/Pi cotransporter family protein → MSVVSLVFQMLGSLGLILYGMKMMSDGIQKSAGESLHRTLNFMTGNRFLAVLTGIVVTGIVQSSGATTVMTVSFVNAGMLSLQQAIGVIFGANIGTTVTAWIVSLLGFKFSIASIAIPAFGIGYFLTFFKKLKKDNLGEAIMGFGLLFTGLDFLASAVPNISGEHIALFSLFRQTGIHSIIIGVILGLVLTVFLHSSSATTAVLLTMAHTGVVGWEFSAAVILGSNVGSTVDAVLASIGTKLNARRAAAVHVLFNVAGSVFTLILFTPFLSLVDLICPSSSLMTKIAVFHTLFNVINTLVAIPFVNQIAKFVCRLIKPGEDEEPARYVLTFQAPGMKENTEAYVLRAEVEILKMSGIVREMFSLLRSLLSKEENVSREFVIRQLTEKEDYTDQMQEELSVYLIKTSQLSLSEKNRKNVRLMLGIVDDIENMTDQIFELGLFINRSIELKMPISQDDMDKLLPYMGIVNQFIHFVHEHLNKPLAAEQLAMAHEMEESIDAMRQHLKHLARTRLEKGANVKAELLYIDMVRNLEKIGDFAFSISRALAETE, encoded by the coding sequence ATGTCTGTAGTTTCTCTTGTATTCCAGATGCTTGGAAGTTTAGGTTTAATCTTATACGGAATGAAAATGATGAGTGACGGTATTCAAAAAAGTGCCGGCGAAAGTCTACACCGTACACTCAATTTTATGACGGGAAACAGATTTTTAGCTGTTTTGACGGGTATAGTTGTTACCGGCATTGTTCAATCCTCCGGTGCTACAACCGTTATGACCGTTTCATTTGTCAATGCAGGAATGTTGAGTCTTCAACAGGCTATAGGCGTAATTTTCGGTGCAAACATAGGTACGACCGTTACGGCATGGATAGTTTCACTTCTAGGTTTTAAATTTTCTATAGCAAGCATAGCCATTCCTGCCTTCGGAATAGGCTATTTTTTAACATTTTTTAAAAAACTTAAAAAAGATAATCTGGGTGAGGCCATCATGGGCTTCGGTCTCCTTTTTACCGGTTTGGACTTTTTGGCTTCAGCCGTGCCGAATATTTCGGGTGAACATATTGCCCTTTTTTCTCTTTTTAGACAGACAGGTATTCATAGTATTATAATCGGTGTTATCCTCGGCTTGGTGCTTACCGTTTTTCTCCATTCGTCGAGTGCGACAACTGCGGTTCTTTTGACGATGGCTCATACCGGGGTAGTCGGCTGGGAATTTTCTGCGGCTGTAATTTTGGGAAGTAACGTAGGTTCTACAGTAGATGCGGTATTGGCCTCAATAGGAACAAAGCTCAATGCAAGGAGGGCGGCGGCCGTACACGTTTTGTTTAATGTTGCAGGCAGCGTTTTTACCCTAATTCTTTTTACGCCGTTTTTATCCTTAGTGGATTTGATTTGCCCTTCTAGCAGTCTTATGACTAAAATTGCAGTATTCCATACCTTGTTCAATGTAATCAACACTCTTGTTGCCATTCCGTTTGTAAATCAGATTGCAAAATTTGTGTGCCGGCTTATTAAACCCGGAGAAGATGAAGAGCCTGCCCGCTATGTTCTTACATTTCAAGCACCCGGCATGAAAGAAAACACGGAGGCCTACGTGCTTCGTGCCGAGGTTGAAATTCTAAAGATGTCCGGTATTGTGCGGGAAATGTTCAGCCTCTTGCGTTCTCTTTTAAGCAAAGAAGAAAACGTTTCAAGAGAGTTTGTGATAAGGCAGTTGACCGAAAAAGAAGATTATACCGATCAGATGCAGGAAGAGCTTTCTGTATACCTTATTAAAACTTCTCAGCTTTCTTTATCCGAAAAAAACAGAAAGAATGTACGCCTTATGCTCGGTATTGTAGACGATATAGAAAATATGACCGATCAGATTTTTGAGTTAGGTCTTTTTATAAACCGAAGTATAGAATTAAAGATGCCCATCAGTCAAGACGATATGGATAAACTTTTGCCCTATATGGGAATTGTAAATCAGTTTATTCATTTTGTTCACGAGCACTTAAATAAACCTCTTGCAGCGGAACAGCTTGCAATGGCCCACGAAATGGAAGAATCTATCGATGCGATGAGACAACACCTAAAGCATCTTGCCCGTACACGCTTGGAAAAAGGTGCAAACGTAAAGGCCGAGCTTTTGTACATCGACATGGTCCGCAACCTGGAAAAAATAGGAGATTTTGCTTTTAGTATTTCCCGTGCCCTTGCCGAAACCGAATAA
- the selB gene encoding selenocysteine-specific translation elongation factor: MPYILGTAGHVDHGKTALVKRLTGIETSHLPEEKKRGMTIELGFASLEDPVHGTVGIVDVPGHERFIRNMVAGTWGLDAALLIVAADDGWMQMSSDHLRVLKAMKIDSILLVITKSDLAEKDMLELLIEDANAQCEKIIGRKLPAVAVSSLTGSGIEELKAEITKLLSSSKKQSPPTPFLYVDRVFVLKGIGTTVTGTLRGKGLHTGDSLQIYPSNEECRIKSIQNHHKDVEKIEPGTRTALNLKLGEKTNLERGMLLAEKDSNFVLSGKELLVRIDEVFTNKEGGFKNHAEIEIALGSAHAIGSIHLNQFDRSLGRLSLEEPIASAWNQRAVLIRHGGSEILASARVLASFPSYKRIQFKEAFEVYRDKELPSIHSYKFNIEGFVEDTKIKTQELTSDKSEVIEYGSWRFLKKRLEFWENKILKTAQESQAGFTLEEVDLPVPQRVKTTVLKKLCDEKKLEKEAHIYKLSGRTGEDISKNAKALLDAAFKAGFEGIEIDKIKLPQARKEARDLIKLGKLICLENFLHYHTDFYKKAVNSLFAKYKTGDKISIADAREVTGLSRKYILPILNLLEKEGKLKRQDNDRIVL; encoded by the coding sequence ATGCCGTATATTTTGGGAACAGCGGGACATGTGGACCATGGAAAGACTGCCTTGGTAAAAAGGCTTACAGGAATTGAAACCAGTCATCTGCCTGAAGAAAAAAAACGGGGGATGACCATAGAGCTCGGCTTTGCTTCGCTTGAAGATCCTGTTCACGGTACTGTCGGCATAGTAGATGTTCCCGGCCATGAACGCTTTATCCGCAATATGGTTGCAGGCACATGGGGCTTGGATGCAGCTCTTTTAATAGTGGCAGCCGATGACGGCTGGATGCAGATGTCCTCCGATCATTTGCGTGTACTAAAGGCTATGAAGATAGACTCCATTCTTCTTGTAATCACAAAATCCGACCTTGCAGAAAAGGACATGCTTGAACTTCTAATCGAAGATGCCAATGCCCAATGCGAAAAAATAATCGGAAGGAAACTTCCTGCCGTCGCCGTATCTTCCCTTACGGGAAGCGGAATCGAGGAACTCAAAGCCGAAATTACAAAACTTCTTTCTTCATCAAAAAAGCAAAGCCCGCCTACTCCCTTTTTATATGTAGACAGGGTCTTTGTACTAAAAGGCATAGGAACCACCGTTACCGGAACATTAAGAGGAAAAGGCCTGCATACGGGCGACAGCTTGCAGATATATCCTTCAAATGAAGAATGTAGAATTAAATCGATACAAAACCATCATAAGGATGTGGAAAAAATAGAGCCAGGCACGCGGACAGCCCTCAACTTAAAGCTGGGAGAAAAAACAAATCTTGAAAGAGGAATGCTCTTAGCGGAAAAAGATTCAAATTTTGTTTTAAGCGGAAAAGAACTTTTAGTACGAATCGATGAGGTTTTTACAAACAAGGAAGGGGGCTTTAAAAATCATGCCGAAATTGAAATAGCCCTCGGAAGTGCCCATGCAATAGGCAGCATTCACTTAAACCAATTCGACAGGAGCTTGGGCCGTCTTTCTTTAGAAGAACCTATTGCTTCTGCTTGGAATCAAAGAGCCGTTTTAATAAGGCACGGAGGAAGCGAAATTCTAGCCTCGGCCAGAGTGCTCGCAAGTTTTCCAAGCTATAAAAGAATACAGTTTAAGGAAGCCTTTGAGGTTTACAGGGACAAGGAACTTCCTTCCATTCACAGTTACAAGTTTAATATTGAAGGCTTTGTCGAAGATACTAAAATCAAAACCCAAGAGCTCACATCGGATAAGAGTGAAGTCATTGAGTATGGCTCTTGGCGTTTTTTAAAAAAGAGGCTTGAGTTTTGGGAAAATAAAATTTTAAAAACGGCTCAAGAAAGTCAGGCAGGCTTCACCCTTGAAGAAGTGGACTTACCTGTTCCGCAAAGGGTAAAAACTACCGTATTAAAAAAACTTTGCGATGAAAAGAAGCTGGAAAAAGAAGCTCATATTTATAAACTGAGCGGAAGAACGGGTGAAGATATTTCTAAAAATGCAAAGGCCCTTTTGGATGCAGCCTTTAAGGCGGGCTTTGAAGGCATCGAAATAGACAAGATAAAGCTCCCTCAAGCCCGAAAAGAAGCCAGAGATCTGATAAAATTAGGCAAGCTGATCTGCCTTGAAAACTTTTTACACTACCATACGGATTTTTACAAAAAAGCCGTAAATTCATTATTTGCAAAATACAAAACAGGGGACAAAATTTCGATAGCCGATGCACGGGAAGTAACCGGCCTTTCCCGCAAATACATTCTTCCGATTCTTAACCTTCTCGAAAAAGAAGGCAAGCTAAAAAGGCAAGACAACGACAGAATTGTATTGTAA
- a CDS encoding type II toxin-antitoxin system VapC family toxin, with translation MLNTVLIDTGPLIALFDKDDKYHLSIIEFIKDGNYSFVSTIAVLTEVMYMLDFNIKVQINFLEWVMKKGLIIHDINKNTIKRISELINKYSDRPMDFADATLVAAAEERGINRIISIDLDFDIYRLHGKSKMENIFKKRFN, from the coding sequence ATGCTAAATACCGTCCTCATTGATACAGGTCCCCTTATTGCTTTGTTTGATAAAGACGATAAATATCATTTAAGTATTATAGAATTTATCAAAGACGGTAATTATAGTTTTGTATCGACTATTGCTGTATTAACCGAAGTAATGTACATGCTTGATTTTAATATAAAAGTTCAAATTAATTTTTTAGAATGGGTAATGAAAAAAGGGCTTATTATTCATGATATTAATAAAAACACTATCAAGAGAATCTCCGAATTAATAAATAAATATTCCGACAGGCCAATGGATTTTGCAGATGCAACATTGGTAGCAGCTGCAGAAGAGCGAGGAATCAATCGGATAATCAGTATAGATTTGGATTTTGATATTTATCGCCTGCACGGTAAATCAAAGATGGAGAATATATTTAAAAAGAGATTTAATTAA
- a CDS encoding type II toxin-antitoxin system HicB family antitoxin produces the protein MMKYYCTLKKEDGVYYVAFPDLPHVFTFGNTKKEALEMAGEALNGVLESETSRGIKIALPNFISEYAVEVEPNIAFAIMLRKNRGNKTQIEVADKLNISYQQYQNLENPKKTNPTLKTIAKLQKIFNYKFINF, from the coding sequence ATGATGAAATACTACTGTACATTAAAAAAAGAAGACGGAGTTTATTATGTTGCTTTTCCTGATCTGCCGCATGTCTTTACTTTTGGGAATACAAAAAAAGAAGCCTTAGAAATGGCAGGAGAAGCATTAAACGGAGTTTTAGAAAGTGAAACATCACGTGGAATAAAAATAGCTCTTCCTAATTTTATTTCTGAATATGCTGTTGAAGTTGAACCTAATATTGCATTTGCTATTATGCTTCGTAAAAACAGAGGAAATAAAACGCAAATTGAAGTAGCAGATAAACTCAATATATCATATCAGCAATATCAGAATTTAGAAAACCCTAAAAAAACAAATCCGACACTAAAAACAATAGCTAAATTGCAAAAAATATTTAACTATAAATTTATAAATTTTTAG
- a CDS encoding type II toxin-antitoxin system HicA family toxin produces the protein MTGKEITKILKKNGWTIDRIKGSHHIFIKDDKTIPVPVHGNKDLPIGTVKNIFRLAGIKE, from the coding sequence ATGACAGGTAAAGAAATAACCAAAATATTAAAGAAAAATGGATGGACTATTGATAGAATAAAAGGGTCACATCATATCTTCATTAAAGACGACAAAACTATTCCTGTGCCTGTTCATGGAAACAAAGACTTACCTATAGGTACCGTAAAAAATATTTTCCGCCTTGCCGGAATTAAGGAGTGA
- a CDS encoding type II toxin-antitoxin system HicA family toxin has product MTSNEIIKLLKKAGYEIIAGAKHDKAIHKESGKMIAIPRHKGDIPKGTAHNILKEAGIK; this is encoded by the coding sequence ATGACATCCAATGAAATTATAAAGCTCCTAAAAAAAGCCGGTTATGAAATAATAGCCGGAGCAAAACATGATAAAGCAATTCACAAAGAAAGCGGAAAAATGATAGCAATACCGCGTCATAAAGGTGATATTCCAAAAGGAACTGCACATAATATTTTAAAAGAAGCCGGTATTAAATAG
- a CDS encoding type II toxin-antitoxin system HicB family antitoxin yields MKYTYPVIFENDDGKIGVRVPDISGCFTFGDTVTEAIEMAEDAIAMMLAHYEDNNQAIPKASNISEVKIKNGFVNYVIADTDKWRRQFSEKSVKKTVTIPAWLNYKAETANLNFSQELQNALKAKLQIGL; encoded by the coding sequence ATGAAATATACATATCCTGTTATTTTTGAAAATGATGACGGAAAAATAGGGGTAAGAGTTCCCGATATTTCAGGCTGTTTTACATTCGGAGACACAGTAACTGAAGCTATAGAAATGGCAGAGGATGCCATAGCTATGATGCTTGCCCATTATGAAGATAACAATCAAGCAATACCAAAAGCCAGTAATATATCGGAGGTAAAAATAAAAAACGGATTTGTAAACTATGTTATAGCCGATACGGATAAATGGCGCAGGCAATTTTCAGAAAAATCGGTGAAAAAGACGGTTACCATTCCGGCATGGTTAAACTACAAGGCCGAAACAGCCAATCTTAATTTTTCGCAAGAATTGCAAAATGCCCTTAAAGCAAAATTGCAGATTGGGTTGTAG
- a CDS encoding type II toxin-antitoxin system RelE/ParE family toxin — MKKYILRYLPLAKQDLDGIINYIQNNLQNSIAAENTLSKIESAILERLDNPEDFAIWNSKKQRPYPYRRINVGNYTVWYVVIDNIMEIRRILYSRRYEENLI; from the coding sequence ATGAAAAAGTATATTTTGCGTTATCTTCCTTTAGCAAAACAGGATTTAGACGGCATTATAAATTATATTCAAAATAATTTACAGAATTCTATTGCAGCAGAAAACACACTCTCAAAGATTGAATCTGCAATACTTGAAAGACTTGACAACCCGGAAGATTTTGCAATATGGAACTCAAAAAAACAACGGCCATATCCATACAGAAGAATAAATGTCGGAAATTATACAGTCTGGTATGTTGTAATTGATAACATTATGGAAATAAGGCGAATTTTATATTCAAGGCGTTACGAAGAAAATTTAATTTGA
- a CDS encoding type II toxin-antitoxin system Phd/YefM family antitoxin, whose translation MMQIRPVSDLRNKFSEIENIVISNKSPVFLTKNGYGSMVLMSLDMYESLTDNVENRLDEADFQAASTNVRLSHEDVFSTIRSRIKLD comes from the coding sequence ATGATGCAAATAAGACCTGTTTCAGATTTACGAAATAAATTTTCAGAAATAGAGAATATTGTTATTTCAAATAAAAGTCCTGTGTTTCTTACGAAAAACGGCTACGGTTCTATGGTACTAATGAGCCTTGATATGTACGAAAGTCTTACAGATAATGTAGAAAATAGACTTGATGAGGCTGATTTTCAGGCTGCTTCAACCAATGTTAGGCTTTCCCATGAAGATGTATTTTCTACTATTCGCTCTCGAATAAAGTTAGATTAA
- a CDS encoding TetR/AcrR family transcriptional regulator — translation MEACKRTEDTKDLILKSAKKYFLEYGYQAAPLRKIVSEAGFTPGALYGYFNSKEELFYAITDPVVNKLMEVLDRIRSEMDALPKKERLYGMGKVYYPNIPKIVDILIADRDAVKLIVNGAKGTKYENFLDTIAGRNAVTINKTVKNIEEKTIRPIKEQTIEVLMEGYIATLFRLIISDKDRETIIRCMEMIGKIYETGIIALMQKEWGNENDS, via the coding sequence ATGGAAGCCTGCAAGCGGACGGAAGATACAAAAGATCTGATACTTAAAAGTGCAAAAAAATATTTTCTTGAATACGGCTATCAGGCGGCTCCTCTTAGGAAGATTGTATCGGAAGCAGGATTTACGCCCGGAGCATTATACGGCTATTTCAACTCAAAAGAAGAGCTTTTTTATGCAATTACCGATCCGGTAGTAAATAAGTTGATGGAGGTACTTGACCGTATCAGAAGCGAGATGGATGCTTTGCCTAAAAAAGAACGGCTCTACGGTATGGGCAAGGTCTACTACCCGAATATTCCTAAGATCGTTGATATTCTGATTGCGGATAGAGATGCCGTAAAACTCATTGTAAACGGGGCAAAGGGGACAAAGTACGAGAATTTTCTTGATACCATAGCCGGACGAAACGCTGTGACTATCAATAAAACCGTAAAAAATATTGAAGAAAAAACCATTCGCCCTATTAAAGAACAGACGATAGAAGTCTTGATGGAAGGTTATATTGCAACTCTGTTTAGGCTCATCATTTCGGACAAGGACAGGGAAACAATTATCCGGTGTATGGAAATGATAGGAAAAATATATGAAACAGGAATTATTGCACTTATGCAAAAGGAATGGGGGAATGAAAATGACAGCTGA
- a CDS encoding L-2-amino-thiazoline-4-carboxylic acid hydrolase, producing the protein MTAEKNFEIPQMSADWIRNELNKKFQPDEAEKKYREVIETYEKFANDAPSIGGKDNPMSKNFYGALSAFAYYECMNRSMLPDEITAMCYGMMIGNKKGGQLSRFNLNNRLVQKLFHGLFGLRARKLNKHKEDGSWNNTWGMKINPLHHKEGISIHLIGCPIADFAKKNGYGELMPYFCETDKAVMEHFGGTLYREHTVADGYEDCDYWIKNKGE; encoded by the coding sequence ATGACAGCTGAAAAAAATTTTGAAATTCCGCAAATGTCTGCGGATTGGATCAGGAATGAACTGAATAAGAAATTTCAACCTGATGAGGCCGAAAAAAAGTATCGGGAGGTTATTGAAACCTACGAAAAGTTTGCAAATGATGCACCGAGCATCGGCGGCAAAGACAATCCGATGTCTAAAAACTTTTACGGAGCCCTTTCGGCCTTTGCGTATTATGAATGTATGAACCGCAGTATGCTTCCCGATGAAATTACGGCTATGTGTTACGGTATGATGATCGGCAATAAAAAAGGCGGTCAGCTTTCGCGGTTCAACCTTAACAATAGGCTGGTGCAAAAACTCTTTCACGGGCTTTTCGGGCTTAGAGCACGCAAGCTGAACAAGCACAAAGAAGACGGCTCATGGAACAATACATGGGGAATGAAAATAAACCCGCTGCATCACAAAGAAGGAATCAGCATTCACCTGATCGGATGCCCCATTGCCGATTTTGCAAAAAAGAACGGATACGGTGAATTGATGCCGTATTTTTGCGAAACGGATAAGGCGGTTATGGAACATTTCGGCGGCACTCTTTACAGAGAACACACCGTTGCCGACGGATACGAAGACTGCGACTATTGGATAAAAAACAAAGGCGAGTAA
- a CDS encoding ribonuclease Z — MNLEAFILGCGGMMPLPYRHLTSVLLRREGDLFLFDCGEGTQVALRRLNLRWKRINAIFISHTHADHITGLPGLLMLSSQVDREEPLYIIGPPKVAEYVETSRKVLDMYINYEIIVKEIKEPGIVYSTEEFQVRSFWLDHTKPCMGYTFEEFERPGEFNPDAARALNVPCGPLWSKLQGGNEVVSADGKTIRPEDVMGPKRKGRKFSFVTDTKYLPSIAQEVKHSDFFVCEGMFEKGMEKDAAEKKHMTCTQAAQIAKDAEVKKMALIHYSPRYTDNELKVLLDHAREVFPETILSKDRMNIQLEYED, encoded by the coding sequence ATGAATCTTGAAGCTTTTATTTTAGGCTGCGGCGGAATGATGCCGCTTCCATATAGACATTTAACATCGGTTTTGCTTCGCCGTGAGGGCGATTTGTTTTTGTTTGACTGCGGGGAGGGGACTCAGGTTGCCTTGCGCCGCCTAAATTTGCGCTGGAAAAGAATCAATGCTATTTTTATAAGCCATACTCATGCCGACCATATAACGGGGCTTCCGGGACTTCTGATGCTTTCATCCCAAGTTGACAGGGAGGAACCTCTTTATATAATAGGCCCTCCAAAGGTTGCCGAATATGTGGAAACCAGCCGGAAAGTTTTAGATATGTATATCAATTATGAAATTATCGTAAAAGAAATAAAGGAGCCGGGCATCGTTTATTCTACCGAGGAATTTCAGGTACGTTCTTTTTGGCTGGATCATACAAAGCCCTGTATGGGATACACCTTTGAAGAGTTTGAGAGGCCGGGGGAATTTAATCCCGATGCTGCAAGAGCCTTAAATGTTCCATGCGGGCCCCTTTGGTCAAAACTTCAAGGAGGAAATGAAGTAGTCTCCGCTGACGGAAAAACTATCCGCCCCGAAGATGTTATGGGGCCTAAAAGAAAGGGCAGAAAATTCAGCTTTGTAACCGATACAAAATATTTACCCTCCATTGCTCAAGAAGTAAAACATTCCGACTTTTTTGTATGCGAGGGGATGTTTGAAAAAGGTATGGAAAAAGATGCTGCCGAAAAAAAACACATGACCTGTACGCAGGCGGCTCAAATCGCTAAGGATGCCGAGGTCAAAAAGATGGCCCTGATTCATTACAGTCCGAGGTACACCGATAACGAACTCAAAGTCCTTTTGGACCATGCCAGAGAAGTTTTCCCCGAAACAATCCTTTCAAAAGACAGAATGAATATTCAACTGGAATATGAAGACTAA
- a CDS encoding BMP family lipoprotein, whose translation MKNIVKIFIGCLLILGVLTSCSKEEGKKALMVGMVTDAGTIDDKSFNQGTWEGIKKAEKDLGVKVKYLKPVGTTEADYIKEISNLYDSGYKFIVCPGFKFETAVFKAQSKYKDAKFIIIDGNAHPADAWDAQNGPNTIGISFLENEAGFLAGVAAALQQKTGNFGFIGGMEIPAVQKFNWGWQQGIKYANENLGTQIEIYPENFIYQGGFSDIAAGQQIAASMYDRGVTVIHAAAGGVGVGVINEAKTRTQAGKKVWVVGVDVDQYAEGIIADGSSIILTSAMKYLDKASYDMIKEELNGTFTGGRSLLFSVKENGVGIPAKNPNLSDDVQQKVNEIYQKIKNGEIVVSAAQGDLFK comes from the coding sequence ATGAAGAATATTGTTAAAATTTTCATCGGTTGTCTTCTAATTCTTGGTGTGCTGACTTCTTGCAGCAAAGAAGAAGGCAAAAAGGCTTTGATGGTTGGTATGGTTACAGATGCCGGAACTATAGACGATAAATCCTTTAACCAAGGAACATGGGAAGGTATTAAAAAAGCCGAAAAAGATCTTGGTGTAAAGGTTAAATATTTAAAACCTGTCGGAACAACCGAAGCCGACTACATCAAAGAAATCTCAAACCTATATGATTCAGGATATAAATTTATTGTTTGTCCCGGATTTAAATTTGAGACGGCTGTATTTAAGGCCCAGTCCAAGTACAAGGATGCAAAATTTATCATAATCGACGGAAATGCTCATCCTGCCGATGCATGGGATGCTCAAAACGGACCTAATACAATCGGAATCAGCTTTTTAGAAAATGAAGCCGGTTTCTTGGCCGGTGTTGCCGCTGCTTTACAGCAAAAAACCGGAAATTTCGGTTTTATCGGCGGTATGGAAATCCCTGCGGTACAAAAATTTAACTGGGGATGGCAGCAAGGTATTAAATATGCAAACGAAAACCTCGGTACCCAAATTGAGATTTATCCTGAAAACTTCATATATCAGGGCGGATTTTCCGACATTGCAGCAGGTCAGCAGATTGCTGCTTCCATGTATGACAGGGGCGTTACGGTAATCCATGCTGCAGCCGGAGGTGTTGGTGTAGGCGTTATAAATGAAGCTAAAACCAGAACTCAGGCAGGAAAAAAAGTTTGGGTAGTAGGTGTTGACGTTGATCAATACGCAGAAGGAATCATAGCAGACGGTTCTTCTATAATTCTTACATCTGCAATGAAGTATCTTGACAAAGCTTCTTATGATATGATTAAAGAAGAATTGAATGGAACATTTACCGGCGGGCGCTCATTATTGTTCTCTGTAAAAGAAAACGGTGTAGGAATTCCTGCTAAAAATCCTAACCTTTCCGATGATGTACAGCAAAAGGTAAACGAAATTTATCAAAAAATAAAGAACGGCGAGATTGTAGTAAGTGCAGCTCAAGGTGATTTATTTAAATAA